A single Anopheles arabiensis isolate DONGOLA chromosome 2, AaraD3, whole genome shotgun sequence DNA region contains:
- the LOC120896187 gene encoding GAS2-like protein pickled eggs isoform X1 yields MNTVLLESRPYRPFKSSEEYLYAMREDLAEWLNTMYPDLRINVENFMDRLDTGVALCKHANNVRVAAEQYVARRMARNKSMTKSITSGLAGPILSMGNVHFLAAAKSGTFFARDNVSNFITWCRKSLQILECLLFETDDLIMRKNEKHVILCLLEVARRGAKFGMLAPMLVQMERQIDREIAADNRANAGVGCGTQTEGGDGDGTGNGVSTGTETELYDSDSEEEDHESESPMLMYGPQPQIVTNDLKSLDEMQIVTGPRHSTQHHRRPTSSGPSVQPARKARRRSCQTVRDLVEKCTCPSQFPMVRVSEGKYRIGDTKVLIFVRILRSHVMVRVGGGWDTLAHYLDKHDPCRCRSQHRSSASARLITKTTNANGIELHKAQVHYDRSGSPWKANATPSQNGSPINSGTSNNSNTLSPPARARSRSRSPSAQRRLPTENGDKLQPPGSPLKTSRRSVSPSPRRMQENSVANKRKPSGIQSSAAGGVVHFECDKELVAPVVGATTVLPSEDDKNRYESVSDNGSEISDEGYRSLGLVQGGQTAGQTANGAGGLRKGFGNSQQSSEDADTNAHLETTTSDSQASPTEDESSTKTNDEDLTPISDELAVANGSPVVPHFVTEHDSLIDCPDGVISTGPASGSFESYGVYVNDDEITVDIANATGLRKTGFSDRILDRTSVAASAAATGGAGGVGSRIPRSPVGPRRKESAESTASGTVTDELTVAPGLRKPSIAKSVTRKPTALAGSTAATGESSAKETNTWSGRSNKKRPSLTSQTFSAAGKAAGGPPAPGPFTRNSPVRASLAAERTMTGRNRTPKATGSACTSTNTSPSKSSTDAVALLLQQIKDTLDSGTNDTQIVERVRRLVSQTSVPDELVDDFTTAWVHSNGNLDRSKVMVAGVGTGASPSKPHSTLSKRASTLSNASDSTQSNCRDLASVVSPRRLDKGLSKIPAPVRSNTGLY; encoded by the exons ATGAACACCGTACTGCTAGAATCCCGGCCGTACCGGCCGTTCAAATCGAGCGAGGAGTATCTGTACGCGATGCGCGAAGATTTGGCCGAATGGCTCAACACGATGTATCCGGACCTGCGCATCAACGTGGAAAACTTTATGGACCGACTGGATACGGGCGTTGCACTGTGCAAG CATGCCAACAACGTGCGAGTGGCCGCCGAACAGTACGTCGCCCGGCGCATGGCACGGAACAAATCCATGACGAAATCGATCACATCCGGGCTGGCCGGACCAATCCTGAGCATGGGCAACGTGCACTTTCTGGCCGCGGCCAAGAGTGGCACCTTTTTTGCCCGGGATAACGTCTCCAACTTCATCACCTGGTGCAG AAAAAGCCTCCAGATTCTCGAGTGTCTGCTGTTCGAAACGGACGATTTGATAATGCGCAAGAACGAAAAACACGTCATCCTGTGCCTGCTGGAAGTTGCGCGTCGCGGTGCCAAGTTCG GTATGCTTGCGCCCATGCTGGTTCAGATGGAACGGCAGATCGATCGGGAAATAGCGGCCGACAATCGGGCCAACGCGGGCGTCGGTTGCGGCACGCAGACCGAGGGCGGCGACGGCGATGGTACCGGTAATGGCGTCTCAACCGGGACGGAAACGGAGCTATACGACAGTGAcagcgaggaggaggaccACGAGTCGGAGTCGCCGATGCTGATGTACGGCCCACAGCCCCAGATCGTCACGAACGATCTGAAGAGCCTGGACGAAATG CAAATTGTCACCGGGCCGCGGCATTCCACCCAGCACCACCGACGCCCAACATCATCCGGCCCATCGGTCCAGCCGGCTCGGAAGGCTCGCCGTCGCTCGTGCCAAACG GTTCGTGATCTGGTGGAAAAGTGCACCTGCCCGTCACAGTTCCCGATGGTGCGCGTCTCGGAGGGCAAGTACAGAATCGGCGATACCAAAGTGCTCATTTTCGTGCGG ATTCTTCGTTCACACGTGATGGTACGTGTCGGTGGCGGCTGGGACACGCTTGCACACTACCTGGACAAACACGATCCGTGCCGCTGTCGATCGCAGCATCGGTCGTCCGCCTCTGCCCGTCTGATCACCAAAACTACCAACGCCAATGGAATCGAGCTGCACAAAGCTCAGGTTCATTATGATCG TTCTGGTTCGCCGTGGAAAGCCAATGCTACTCCCAGCCAGAACGGATCGCCAATCAATAGCGgtaccagcaacaacagcaatacTTTGTCACCTCCAGCACGTGCGCGAAGTCGCAGCCGCAGCCCCAGTGCGCAACGGCGCTTACCGACTGAAAATGGG GATAAACTCCAACCACCTGGATCACCGTTGAAAACGTCCCGACGCTCGGTTTCACCGAGTCCTCGCCGTATGCAGGAGAACAGTGTGGCCAACAAACGCAAACCGAGCGGAATACAGAGCAGTGCTGCTGGCGGTGTAGTGCACTTTGAATGTGATAAGGAGCTGGTAGCACCGGTAGTTGGAGCGACGACGGTCTTACCGTCGGAAGATGACAAGAATCGTTACGAGAGCGTCAGCGATAACGGTAGCGAGATTAGTGATGAGGGCTACCGCAGTCTGGGGCTGGTGCAGGGTGGCCAAACTGCAGGCCAAACAGCGAACGGTGCTGGCGGGCTGCGTAAAGGGTTCGGAAACAGTCAACAGTCGAGCGAAGATGCAGATACCAATG CGCATCTCGAGACGACCACTTCGGACTCGCAGGCAAGCCCAACCGAGGATGAAAGCTCTACGAAAACGAACGACGAAGATCTGACGCCGATCTCGGACGAACTGGCAGTGGCGAACGGATCGCCGGTCGTGCCCCACTTCGTCACCGAGCACGATTCGCTCATCGATTGCCCGGACGGCGTGATCTCGACCGGTCCTGCATCCGGCTCGTTCGAAAGCTACGGCGTGTACGTGAACGATGACGAGATCACGGTGGACATTGCGAATGCGACCGGTTTGCGCAAGACGGGCTTTTCCGACCGTATCCTGGACCGTACCAGCGTGGCTGCCTCTGCTGCCGCTACTGGTGGTGCTGGCGGTGTCGGTTCACGCATTCCGCGTTCCCCGGTCGGGCCACGACGCAAGGAAAGTGCCGAAAGCACCGCCAGCGGCACGGTTACCGACGAGTTGACGGTGGCACCCGGGCTCCGCAAGCCATCCATCGCCAAATCGGTCACGCGCAAACCGACCGCACTCGCCGGTTCCACCGCTGCGACGGGCGAATCGTCGGCGAAGGAAACCAACACCTGGAGCGGACGATCGAACAAGAAGCGACCATCGCTCACGTCCCAGACGTTCAGTGCGGCGGGCAAGGCTGCTGGCGGCCCGCCAGCACCCGGACCGTTCACGCGCAATTCACCCGTCCGTGCCTCGCTGGCAGCGGAACGCACAATGACCGGCAGAAACAGGACGCCGAAAGCGACCGGATCGGCCTGCACCTCCACCAACACGTCCCCGAGCAAGAGCTCAACGGACGCGGTggcgttgctgctgcagcaaatcAAAGACACGCTGGACTCGGGTACGAACGATACGCAGATCGTCGAGCGCGTAAGGCGGCTGGTATCGCAAACGAGCGTACCGGACGAGCTGGTGGACGATTTCACCACCGCCTGGGTACACTCCAATGGCAATCTCGATCGGTCGAAGGTGATGGTGGCAGGCGTCGGCACAGGCGCGTCCCCGTCCAAGCCACACTCCACACTGTCCAAGCGGGCAAGCACGCTCTCGAACGCTTCGGACAGTACGCAGTCCAACTGTCGCGATTTAGCGTCCGTCGTTTCGCCTAGGCGTCTCGACAAGGGCCTGTCGAAGATACCGGCTCCCGTTCGCTCCAACACGGGCCTGTATTGA
- the LOC120896187 gene encoding GAS2-like protein pickled eggs isoform X2: MNTVLLESRPYRPFKSSEEYLYAMREDLAEWLNTMYPDLRINVENFMDRLDTGVALCKHANNVRVAAEQYVARRMARNKSMTKSITSGLAGPILSMGNVHFLAAAKSGTFFARDNVSNFITWCRKSLQILECLLFETDDLIMRKNEKHVILCLLEVARRGAKFGMLAPMLVQMERQIDREIAADNRANAGVGCGTQTEGGDGDGTGNGVSTGTETELYDSDSEEEDHESESPMLMYGPQPQIVTNDLKSLDEMVRDLVEKCTCPSQFPMVRVSEGKYRIGDTKVLIFVRILRSHVMVRVGGGWDTLAHYLDKHDPCRCRSQHRSSASARLITKTTNANGIELHKAQVHYDRSGSPWKANATPSQNGSPINSGTSNNSNTLSPPARARSRSRSPSAQRRLPTENGDKLQPPGSPLKTSRRSVSPSPRRMQENSVANKRKPSGIQSSAAGGVVHFECDKELVAPVVGATTVLPSEDDKNRYESVSDNGSEISDEGYRSLGLVQGGQTAGQTANGAGGLRKGFGNSQQSSEDADTNAHLETTTSDSQASPTEDESSTKTNDEDLTPISDELAVANGSPVVPHFVTEHDSLIDCPDGVISTGPASGSFESYGVYVNDDEITVDIANATGLRKTGFSDRILDRTSVAASAAATGGAGGVGSRIPRSPVGPRRKESAESTASGTVTDELTVAPGLRKPSIAKSVTRKPTALAGSTAATGESSAKETNTWSGRSNKKRPSLTSQTFSAAGKAAGGPPAPGPFTRNSPVRASLAAERTMTGRNRTPKATGSACTSTNTSPSKSSTDAVALLLQQIKDTLDSGTNDTQIVERVRRLVSQTSVPDELVDDFTTAWVHSNGNLDRSKVMVAGVGTGASPSKPHSTLSKRASTLSNASDSTQSNCRDLASVVSPRRLDKGLSKIPAPVRSNTGLY; encoded by the exons ATGAACACCGTACTGCTAGAATCCCGGCCGTACCGGCCGTTCAAATCGAGCGAGGAGTATCTGTACGCGATGCGCGAAGATTTGGCCGAATGGCTCAACACGATGTATCCGGACCTGCGCATCAACGTGGAAAACTTTATGGACCGACTGGATACGGGCGTTGCACTGTGCAAG CATGCCAACAACGTGCGAGTGGCCGCCGAACAGTACGTCGCCCGGCGCATGGCACGGAACAAATCCATGACGAAATCGATCACATCCGGGCTGGCCGGACCAATCCTGAGCATGGGCAACGTGCACTTTCTGGCCGCGGCCAAGAGTGGCACCTTTTTTGCCCGGGATAACGTCTCCAACTTCATCACCTGGTGCAG AAAAAGCCTCCAGATTCTCGAGTGTCTGCTGTTCGAAACGGACGATTTGATAATGCGCAAGAACGAAAAACACGTCATCCTGTGCCTGCTGGAAGTTGCGCGTCGCGGTGCCAAGTTCG GTATGCTTGCGCCCATGCTGGTTCAGATGGAACGGCAGATCGATCGGGAAATAGCGGCCGACAATCGGGCCAACGCGGGCGTCGGTTGCGGCACGCAGACCGAGGGCGGCGACGGCGATGGTACCGGTAATGGCGTCTCAACCGGGACGGAAACGGAGCTATACGACAGTGAcagcgaggaggaggaccACGAGTCGGAGTCGCCGATGCTGATGTACGGCCCACAGCCCCAGATCGTCACGAACGATCTGAAGAGCCTGGACGAAATG GTTCGTGATCTGGTGGAAAAGTGCACCTGCCCGTCACAGTTCCCGATGGTGCGCGTCTCGGAGGGCAAGTACAGAATCGGCGATACCAAAGTGCTCATTTTCGTGCGG ATTCTTCGTTCACACGTGATGGTACGTGTCGGTGGCGGCTGGGACACGCTTGCACACTACCTGGACAAACACGATCCGTGCCGCTGTCGATCGCAGCATCGGTCGTCCGCCTCTGCCCGTCTGATCACCAAAACTACCAACGCCAATGGAATCGAGCTGCACAAAGCTCAGGTTCATTATGATCG TTCTGGTTCGCCGTGGAAAGCCAATGCTACTCCCAGCCAGAACGGATCGCCAATCAATAGCGgtaccagcaacaacagcaatacTTTGTCACCTCCAGCACGTGCGCGAAGTCGCAGCCGCAGCCCCAGTGCGCAACGGCGCTTACCGACTGAAAATGGG GATAAACTCCAACCACCTGGATCACCGTTGAAAACGTCCCGACGCTCGGTTTCACCGAGTCCTCGCCGTATGCAGGAGAACAGTGTGGCCAACAAACGCAAACCGAGCGGAATACAGAGCAGTGCTGCTGGCGGTGTAGTGCACTTTGAATGTGATAAGGAGCTGGTAGCACCGGTAGTTGGAGCGACGACGGTCTTACCGTCGGAAGATGACAAGAATCGTTACGAGAGCGTCAGCGATAACGGTAGCGAGATTAGTGATGAGGGCTACCGCAGTCTGGGGCTGGTGCAGGGTGGCCAAACTGCAGGCCAAACAGCGAACGGTGCTGGCGGGCTGCGTAAAGGGTTCGGAAACAGTCAACAGTCGAGCGAAGATGCAGATACCAATG CGCATCTCGAGACGACCACTTCGGACTCGCAGGCAAGCCCAACCGAGGATGAAAGCTCTACGAAAACGAACGACGAAGATCTGACGCCGATCTCGGACGAACTGGCAGTGGCGAACGGATCGCCGGTCGTGCCCCACTTCGTCACCGAGCACGATTCGCTCATCGATTGCCCGGACGGCGTGATCTCGACCGGTCCTGCATCCGGCTCGTTCGAAAGCTACGGCGTGTACGTGAACGATGACGAGATCACGGTGGACATTGCGAATGCGACCGGTTTGCGCAAGACGGGCTTTTCCGACCGTATCCTGGACCGTACCAGCGTGGCTGCCTCTGCTGCCGCTACTGGTGGTGCTGGCGGTGTCGGTTCACGCATTCCGCGTTCCCCGGTCGGGCCACGACGCAAGGAAAGTGCCGAAAGCACCGCCAGCGGCACGGTTACCGACGAGTTGACGGTGGCACCCGGGCTCCGCAAGCCATCCATCGCCAAATCGGTCACGCGCAAACCGACCGCACTCGCCGGTTCCACCGCTGCGACGGGCGAATCGTCGGCGAAGGAAACCAACACCTGGAGCGGACGATCGAACAAGAAGCGACCATCGCTCACGTCCCAGACGTTCAGTGCGGCGGGCAAGGCTGCTGGCGGCCCGCCAGCACCCGGACCGTTCACGCGCAATTCACCCGTCCGTGCCTCGCTGGCAGCGGAACGCACAATGACCGGCAGAAACAGGACGCCGAAAGCGACCGGATCGGCCTGCACCTCCACCAACACGTCCCCGAGCAAGAGCTCAACGGACGCGGTggcgttgctgctgcagcaaatcAAAGACACGCTGGACTCGGGTACGAACGATACGCAGATCGTCGAGCGCGTAAGGCGGCTGGTATCGCAAACGAGCGTACCGGACGAGCTGGTGGACGATTTCACCACCGCCTGGGTACACTCCAATGGCAATCTCGATCGGTCGAAGGTGATGGTGGCAGGCGTCGGCACAGGCGCGTCCCCGTCCAAGCCACACTCCACACTGTCCAAGCGGGCAAGCACGCTCTCGAACGCTTCGGACAGTACGCAGTCCAACTGTCGCGATTTAGCGTCCGTCGTTTCGCCTAGGCGTCTCGACAAGGGCCTGTCGAAGATACCGGCTCCCGTTCGCTCCAACACGGGCCTGTATTGA